A stretch of Sphingomicrobium flavum DNA encodes these proteins:
- a CDS encoding TetR/AcrR family transcriptional regulator: MGRRSDHSREELCELFVAAGHQLLAEVGFARFSGREVAKRVGYSVGTIYNVFGSLDGLILAINTRTFDLWADHLRARLAGERDDRIRALVEGYFSFAEANPHLWMAIYDHRLPEEMGLGPDDFVRRRALVDIVQDEITSALGSRAKDVDLATLTRSLVATVHGHCSFALTGSFALMQVEQPLELALARVRDTLAIQGR, from the coding sequence ATGGGCCGTCGTTCAGATCATAGCCGGGAGGAGTTGTGCGAGCTGTTCGTCGCGGCCGGGCACCAGCTTTTGGCGGAAGTCGGCTTTGCCCGCTTTTCGGGCCGCGAAGTTGCCAAGCGGGTGGGCTATTCGGTCGGCACCATTTACAATGTGTTCGGCTCGCTCGACGGGCTGATCCTCGCCATCAACACGCGCACTTTCGACCTCTGGGCCGATCATCTGCGCGCACGGCTGGCGGGTGAGCGCGACGATCGCATTCGCGCGCTCGTCGAAGGCTATTTCAGCTTTGCCGAGGCCAATCCCCATCTGTGGATGGCGATCTACGATCATCGCCTGCCCGAAGAGATGGGCTTGGGGCCCGATGACTTCGTGCGCCGACGCGCGCTGGTCGATATTGTCCAGGACGAAATCACCTCGGCGCTGGGCAGCCGCGCCAAGGATGTCGACCTCGCCACGCTGACGCGCTCGCTCGTCGCCACCGTCCACGGCCATTGCAGCTTCGCGCTGACCGGCAGCTTCGCCCTGATGCAGGTCGAACAGCCCTTGGAACTTGCCTTGGCGCGCGTGCGCGACACATTGGCCATCCAGGGTCGCTGA
- a CDS encoding PAS domain-containing protein, with amino-acid sequence MAYQDHMDAAHEVAPTDDVADAIGLDERRMHVRAYNYWCSLLDGRDFPSIEDVEPGEVDDFATHSVLLDFSMGGDNPATPYVGDAIAEECGAEGKIKHIADVPPRSLLSRLTDHYMQIVANRAPVGFEAEFVNQRDHNIAYRGILMPLSSDGETIDFIYGVINWKDAGVDVAPTATLTPALPPLEPEIELEEEEAIIPDVEPAEPMAWQDGPLAADALEVDMPSLEEAPEEILVPATDAEPQADAPDADAGLADWLFAARESADICKAADGRSRAALYKALGLAYDFSVAAERRPDDYAEILDDAGVKAQARAPMTPIVKLVFGADYDKARITEFSSALAYAHRAGIDFGGFEAAVDAMDGGLKGMVKAERAARRGAKPVVDKAGEARARLRTAKPLEVTAFEGEYGLLVARRNADGSIVVVAEVDEEKLVDRVLIKAAR; translated from the coding sequence ATGGCTTATCAGGACCATATGGACGCGGCCCATGAAGTCGCTCCCACCGATGACGTCGCCGACGCCATCGGCCTTGATGAGCGTCGCATGCATGTGCGCGCCTATAATTACTGGTGCTCGCTGCTCGACGGCCGCGATTTCCCTTCGATCGAGGATGTCGAGCCGGGCGAGGTCGATGATTTCGCCACGCACAGCGTCCTGCTCGATTTCTCCATGGGCGGCGATAATCCGGCCACGCCCTATGTCGGCGATGCCATTGCCGAGGAATGCGGCGCTGAGGGCAAGATCAAGCATATTGCCGATGTGCCGCCGCGCTCGCTGCTCTCGCGCCTGACCGATCATTATATGCAGATCGTCGCCAACCGCGCGCCGGTCGGCTTCGAGGCCGAATTCGTCAACCAGCGCGATCACAACATCGCCTATCGCGGCATCCTGATGCCCTTGTCGTCGGACGGTGAGACGATCGACTTCATCTATGGTGTGATCAACTGGAAGGATGCCGGCGTGGATGTGGCGCCGACCGCCACGCTAACGCCCGCGCTGCCCCCGCTCGAGCCCGAGATCGAGCTGGAGGAGGAAGAAGCGATCATCCCCGACGTGGAGCCTGCCGAACCGATGGCGTGGCAAGATGGCCCGCTGGCGGCGGATGCGTTGGAAGTGGACATGCCGTCGCTCGAAGAGGCGCCCGAAGAAATTCTGGTGCCTGCGACCGATGCCGAACCACAGGCGGATGCACCGGACGCGGATGCCGGGCTGGCCGATTGGTTGTTCGCGGCCCGCGAAAGTGCGGATATCTGCAAGGCCGCCGATGGCCGCAGCCGCGCCGCGCTCTACAAGGCGCTGGGGCTGGCTTATGATTTCTCCGTCGCGGCCGAGCGCCGCCCCGACGATTATGCCGAAATCCTCGACGATGCCGGGGTGAAAGCACAGGCGCGTGCGCCCATGACGCCCATCGTCAAGCTCGTCTTCGGCGCCGACTATGACAAAGCACGCATCACCGAATTTTCCTCCGCGCTGGCTTATGCCCACCGCGCCGGAATCGACTTTGGCGGCTTCGAAGCTGCGGTCGATGCGATGGACGGCGGCTTGAAGGGCATGGTCAAGGCCGAGCGCGCCGCGCGCCGCGGCGCCAAGCCCGTGGTCGACAAGGCCGGCGAGGCCCGCGCCCGACTGCGCACAGCCAAGCCGCTGGAGGTTACCGCCTTCGAAGGCGAATATGGCCTGCTCGTCGCGCGCCGAAACGCCGATGGCAGCATCGTCGTCGTCGCCGAGGTGGACGAGGAGAAACTGGTCGACCGCGTGCTGATCAAGGCCGCGC
- a CDS encoding DUF2339 domain-containing protein, whose protein sequence is MTFLAIIFLFFACFVLWQRLQQVEDRLQMLEGLRSDIRQRPIATVIEPEVEDPPYTEPEDMNDVPLAEALASMPASPPEVVNEPMLTAPDPDEERVPVRSRFAFNFEDMFGRLLPIWAGGITLAVAGFFLVRYSIELGLLTPFVRVLLSFLFGIGLLGAAELAYRYEHKIDDPRVRQALAGAGLATLYASFLLAGRFYGMIGTAAAFTGLAGVTAGALFLAGRFGLPTAILGLVGGFAAPMLVGGEEANMPVLTLYLALVTAGLNYVAAKQRWAWLGITALGAGLGWGGLLLLGGIAPGSDSAFFGLYLIIIGIGLPFLAAWKRPDPAISMGAAALASLQLALLVASGGFSALNWGLYLLLLAALSFLAWKDTGLRPASLFAQAVSIILLIIWPSAAAATFAIVASLAIVTGLAIPALRLRGGHVDWWSLAPMAALPIGTAMAALVQFGEGLDSPDTMLGAALGLLAIVPAASLTFVRRRGDDDAVLQQMMLGGSSALLLFAALATATPIWLTPVMAALVALLVIAAYRTGGGAGLAPLIPAATGIAAACLFIGTSEAQWGRLVGWMQAVDILPAMLRFGAVALAGFAAGWSVPQHRTRRWMQVIGALAAYGMAAQVLPYEALAASAGLAAIGATIAGPVPGARNAWMAIAGAWGFFGIIMWVMATMPSLSLGDWVGVEDLPDWNDAVVMLAPLAFAGLYLAHRLPGRARTRLLAGLAGTANIALAHILFKQLLQLAGEDDFIARGYLERTLWQGLLLGLGAAAYALRQRWPELIQPARLLAVAALAHFGWYSLVLHNPLWDAQAVGPMPLANLLLPAFVIALAALWTIRQMLPSERSEQRHGLDAAAMLLITLLVMSLLRQSFTGTILVGPNVSEAENLLRSLAAIVTAIGFLLWGARTGQRSWRIGSLILMTLALLKVFLHDAGDLEGLLRIGSFVALGFSLIGIGWFYSRQLGRTA, encoded by the coding sequence GTGACCTTTCTGGCGATTATCTTCCTCTTCTTCGCATGCTTCGTCTTGTGGCAGCGCCTGCAGCAGGTGGAGGATCGGCTGCAAATGCTGGAAGGGCTGCGCTCGGACATCCGGCAGCGCCCGATCGCCACCGTCATCGAGCCTGAGGTCGAAGACCCGCCCTACACCGAGCCAGAGGACATGAACGACGTCCCGCTCGCCGAGGCGCTGGCCTCCATGCCTGCATCGCCCCCTGAGGTGGTGAACGAACCGATGCTAACGGCGCCCGATCCTGACGAGGAACGCGTCCCCGTGCGTTCCCGCTTCGCGTTCAACTTCGAGGACATGTTCGGCCGTCTGCTGCCCATCTGGGCGGGCGGCATCACACTGGCGGTGGCAGGCTTTTTCCTCGTGCGCTATTCGATCGAGCTGGGGCTGCTCACGCCCTTCGTGCGCGTCCTCCTATCCTTCCTGTTTGGCATCGGCCTTTTGGGCGCAGCCGAGCTGGCCTATCGCTACGAGCATAAAATCGACGATCCGCGCGTGCGCCAGGCGCTGGCGGGCGCGGGCCTTGCCACCCTTTATGCCAGCTTCCTGCTGGCAGGCCGCTTCTACGGCATGATCGGCACGGCTGCGGCCTTCACAGGGCTGGCCGGGGTGACGGCAGGTGCCCTGTTCCTGGCTGGACGCTTTGGCCTGCCCACCGCCATCCTGGGCCTGGTCGGCGGCTTTGCCGCGCCGATGCTGGTGGGCGGCGAAGAAGCCAATATGCCGGTCCTGACGCTCTACCTCGCGCTGGTGACCGCAGGCCTCAATTATGTCGCTGCAAAACAGCGCTGGGCATGGTTGGGTATTACTGCACTAGGCGCCGGTCTGGGCTGGGGCGGGCTTTTGCTGCTCGGCGGTATCGCCCCGGGCAGCGACAGCGCCTTTTTCGGCCTCTACCTCATCATCATCGGCATTGGTCTGCCTTTTCTGGCGGCCTGGAAGCGACCTGATCCCGCGATCAGCATGGGTGCTGCTGCGCTCGCATCGCTGCAACTGGCTTTGCTGGTCGCGAGCGGCGGATTTTCCGCGCTGAACTGGGGGCTCTACCTGCTGCTGCTCGCCGCGCTGTCCTTCCTCGCCTGGAAGGATACGGGGCTGCGCCCAGCGTCATTGTTCGCGCAAGCGGTGAGCATTATCCTCCTCATCATCTGGCCGTCGGCCGCCGCTGCGACCTTTGCAATCGTCGCGTCGCTCGCCATCGTGACCGGGCTTGCCATACCGGCGCTCAGGCTGCGGGGAGGGCATGTGGATTGGTGGTCGCTCGCTCCGATGGCCGCTCTGCCGATCGGCACCGCGATGGCTGCGCTGGTGCAATTTGGCGAGGGCCTCGACAGCCCCGATACCATGCTCGGCGCCGCGCTCGGGCTGCTCGCCATCGTCCCGGCGGCCAGCCTCACCTTCGTGCGCAGGCGCGGCGACGATGACGCAGTCCTGCAGCAAATGATGCTCGGCGGCAGCAGTGCGCTGTTGCTGTTCGCGGCGCTGGCGACCGCAACGCCGATCTGGCTGACCCCGGTCATGGCAGCACTGGTCGCCCTGCTCGTCATCGCCGCCTATCGCACAGGCGGCGGCGCGGGTCTTGCACCCCTGATCCCGGCTGCGACAGGCATCGCCGCCGCCTGCCTTTTCATCGGCACGAGCGAGGCCCAATGGGGGCGGCTCGTCGGTTGGATGCAAGCGGTCGACATCTTGCCCGCCATGCTGCGCTTCGGCGCGGTCGCGCTGGCTGGGTTCGCCGCCGGCTGGAGCGTGCCGCAGCACAGGACCCGCCGCTGGATGCAGGTCATCGGCGCGCTCGCAGCCTATGGCATGGCGGCGCAGGTCCTGCCCTATGAGGCACTGGCCGCAAGCGCTGGCCTTGCCGCCATCGGCGCGACGATCGCGGGGCCCGTGCCGGGTGCGCGCAACGCCTGGATGGCGATCGCTGGCGCATGGGGATTTTTCGGCATCATCATGTGGGTGATGGCGACGATGCCCAGCCTATCGCTCGGCGACTGGGTGGGGGTCGAAGACCTGCCTGATTGGAACGATGCAGTGGTGATGCTGGCGCCGCTGGCCTTTGCTGGGCTGTACCTGGCACACCGCCTGCCGGGCCGCGCGCGAACGCGCCTTCTCGCCGGGCTGGCCGGCACCGCGAACATCGCGCTTGCCCACATCTTGTTCAAGCAACTCCTCCAGCTTGCCGGGGAGGATGATTTCATCGCCCGAGGCTATCTCGAACGCACGCTGTGGCAGGGCCTGCTGCTCGGCCTTGGCGCTGCAGCCTATGCGCTACGCCAGCGCTGGCCCGAGCTGATCCAGCCCGCACGCCTGCTGGCGGTGGCGGCGCTGGCCCATTTCGGCTGGTACAGCCTGGTGCTGCACAATCCGCTGTGGGACGCGCAGGCCGTCGGCCCGATGCCGCTCGCCAACCTCCTGCTGCCGGCCTTCGTCATCGCGCTGGCGGCGCTGTGGACGATTCGTCAGATGCTGCCCTCCGAGCGCTCAGAACAGCGCCACGGGCTCGATGCCGCCGCCATGTTGCTCATCACCTTGCTGGTCATGTCGCTGCTGCGCCAGTCCTTCACCGGCACCATCCTTGTCGGCCCGAACGTCAGCGAGGCGGAAAATCTGCTGCGTTCGCTTGCCGCCATCGTCACGGCGATCGGCTTCCTGCTGTGGGGCGCGCGCACGGGCCAGCGCAGCT